Proteins co-encoded in one Gossypium arboreum isolate Shixiya-1 chromosome 11, ASM2569848v2, whole genome shotgun sequence genomic window:
- the LOC108473930 gene encoding uncharacterized protein LOC108473930, with protein METLVVMAQHRNRYCSKVNPDGPARFGSSPSRNFRGINCRTFHFGAGLLPSPFEYSATPTDRWPSSLPPSSSSSSSPNTPCPHSKTTRKSSTTLINNNRTTKNVKFSSEEISGEGFPYCELWAGPAYSNSPPPSSLPIPKFSLRVKRTVSLDLPAADPIVDVHPTGNSAPASPTGELHPSVAELFGCDDSATKTLRRILNLDNTEN; from the coding sequence ATGGAGACTTTGGTTGTGATGGCGCAGCATAGGAATCGCTACTGTAGCAAGGTGAACCCAGATGGGCCAGCACGGTTTGGGTCATCACCGTCTAGGAATTTCAGAGGGATTAATTGTAGGACTTTCCATTTCGGAGCGGGATTACTCCCTTCCCCGTTCGAGTATAGTGCTACTCCTACAGACAGATGGCCCTCTTCCCTTCCcccttcatcatcatcatcatcttccccaaatacaCCATGTCCGCACTCAAAAACTACCAGGAAAAGCTCTACTACTCTAATAAACAACAACAGGACCACTAAAAATGTTAAGTTTTCTAGTGAGGAAATCTCTGGGGAAGGTTTTCCCTACTGTGAGCTATGGGCTGGGCCCGCTTATTCCAATTCACCACCACCTAGCTCTTTGCCAATACCCAAATTCTCTCTTCGTGTGAAGAGGACGGTGTCACTCGATTTGCCTGCTGCTGACCCTATTGTTGATGTTCATCCAACTGGCAACTCTGCGCCTGCTTCTCCTACCGGGGAGCTTCACCCTTCTGTAGCCGAACTCTTTGGTTGTGATGACTCTGCCACCAAGACTTTACGCCGTATTCTTAATCTTGACAACACTGAGAACTAA
- the LOC108472845 gene encoding late embryogenesis abundant protein 3-like, whose translation MSQGQPLKPHIDKYFDLEPITIGEVLETAAVSVGDRPIESSDADAIPAAEKRASCGDEGESGGLGDTAQAAASFNATAAQNVHKINISDVLKNAASKLPHDKAVTCEDAEAVKGAELRGRLETVVRPGGVADTMSKAARVNLQD comes from the exons ATGAGCCAGGGACAGCCACTCAAGCCTCATATCGACAAATACTTCGACCTGGAACCCATCACTATCGGAGAAGTTCTAGAGACAGCAGCCGTATCGGTCGGCGATAGACCCATTGAATCAAGCGATGCAGATGCAATACCAGCCGCAGAAAAGAGAGCCTCGTGCGGTGACGAAGGGGAAAGCGGTGGGTTAGGAGACACTGCACAAGCTGCGGCCAGTTTCAATGCCACTGCTGCCCAAAACGTCCATAAGATTAACATTTCTGATGTATTAAAG AATGCTGCTTCCAAGTTGCCTCATGATAAAGCTGTGACATGTGAAGATGCTGAAGCCGTGAAAGGTGCAGAGCTGAGAGGCAGACTAGAAACCGTTGTCAGGCCCGGTGGAGTAGCGGATACGATGTCAAAAGCCGCTAGGGTGAACCTGCAGGATTAG
- the LOC108472536 gene encoding late embryogenesis abundant protein D-34-like, whose amino-acid sequence MSQEQPQRPGASQEPIKYGDVFNVTGELASKPIGPKDAAAMQSAENKILGETPKGGAAAAMQSAAIANERAGVVSHNQADVAGDQGVAVIKSDADGDVMITEAVAGQIVGQYRQPDVSAVTTPAMLVDPGSITIGEALEAAAISAADKPIDQSDAAAIQAAEMRATGSSEITPGGIASEAQSAATRNARTQRFEDQATLSDVLSDATAMLPKDKAVTREDAERVVAAEVRNNPGMSTTPGGVGAAMAAAAKRNQNSTI is encoded by the exons ATGAGCCAGGAACAACCACAAAGGCCTGGGGCTAGTCAGGAACCCATCAAGTATGGTGATGTCTTTAACGTCACCGGTGAACTGGCTTCAAAACCTATTGGACCAAAAGATGCCGCCGCCATGCAGTCAGCTGAGAACAAGATCCTTGGAGAAACACCAAAAGGTGGTGCAGCAGCTGCCATGCAATCTGCAGCCATCGCCAATGAAAGAGCAGGCGTCGTTAGTCACAACCAAGCTGACGTTGCTGGAGACCAAGGCGTCGCCGTCATTAAGTCTGACGCAGATGGCGATGTTATGATCACAGAAGCCGTTGCTGGACAG ATTGTGGGGCAATACAGGCAACCAGATGTTTCAGCGGTGACTACTCCAGCAATGTtggttgatccaggatcaattacgATTGGAGAGGCTTTAGAGGCGGCGGCCATCTCTGCTGCTGATAAACCGATTGATCAGAGCGATGCGGCTGCAATTCAAGCTGCTGAAATGAGAGCCACTGGCAGCAGCGAGATAACTCCGGGCGGTATTGCATCCGAAGCTCAGTCTGCAGCCACTCGGAATGCTCGAACCCAGCGGTTTGAAGATCAAGCCACTCTCTCGGACGTTTTATCG GATGCCACTGCGATGCTGCCTAAGGATAAAGCAGTGACTCGTGAAGATGCTGAAAGGGTTGTAGCAGCTGAGGTGAGAAATAATCCTGGCATGAGTACTACGCCTGGGGGAGTGGGTGCTGCCATGGCTGCAGCTGCTAAGCGTAATCAAAATTCAACAATCTAG
- the LOC108471066 gene encoding late embryogenesis abundant protein 3-like, with protein sequence MNQRQAIRPQAADQAVDYGDVFGVTGATPSFPTPTGAVDESGITIGEALEATAISVGDKPVDQGDAAAIRAAEARAAGGNVTQRSGLGAKAQAAVNFNDRVAYDYNKITISDVLSDASGKLPHDKAVTSEDADGVRGAELSNSTEAMPTPGGVADTMATAARVNRDDKP encoded by the exons ATGAACCAGAGACAAGCAATAAGGCCTCAAGCAGCCGACCAGGCTGTCGACTACGGCGATGTTTTCGGTGTCACCGGTGCTACGCCTTCATTTCCAACTCCAACGGGTGCGGTTGATGAAAGTGGCATCACCATTGGAGAAGCTTTGGAGGCAACAGCTATCTCTGTTGGCGACAAACCGGTTGACCAAGGTGATGCAGCTGCAATACGAGCAGCTGAGGCCAGAGCTGCTGGTGGTAACGTCACCCAACGTAGCGGCCTTGGCGCCAAAGCTCAAGCTGCTGTCAATTTCAATGACCGTGTGGCTTATGATTACAATAAAATCACTATATCAGATGTTTTGTCG GATGCTAGTGGGAAGCTGCCTCACGATAAAGCCGTGACAAGCGAAGATGCTGATGGCGTGAGAGGTGCGGAGCTGAGTAACAGTACCGAAGCAATGCCCACACCAGGAGGAGTGGCGGATACCATGGCCACAGCTGCTAGGGTAAATCGGGATGATAAGCCATGA